AGTGTGTGCATTTCAGCGAAGCCTGTATAATCACCAGCATAGCAAGCCCTTGGGAAGCTGTGCCCTCCAAAAGGTCTCTGATCAATTCTGCCATCCTCCCTTCTACTCCATAAAATCCCCCAATGTTCAAGTTGTATAAGTTCATTCGGAAGGAGCTTAACGAAGAGCTCTACAGCATCCTGATCGGCAAGGAAGTCTGCACCTTTAACAGTATCCCACTCATGAAGTTCAAGACTATCCCCTTCTTCAATTCTTAACACGCCAGCTGTCCCTCCCTCTGCACATACGGAATGGGCGCGAAGAGCTTGTGTTTTAGTTACGATCGCTATATCGAGTTTACCTTTACTAAATCTTGAAGCTTCGATCGCTGCTCTAAGACCGGCCAATCCTGAACCAACTATTACCAAATCATGCTTAATTATCTCCATACTCTTCACCACTAGATGTAAGCCTTCACCCCTGTTAAAACAGCGAACAATGCGCTCAAGATTATCATTATTATAGTTATTAATGCTAAGATAAATGTTATACGGGCCTCTTTTTTACTCTCCATACCCCATGCTATAGCTATCGTGCCTGCACCTGTTAATGAACCAATCACTATAGACCATATTTTAAGATCGAAAAGAAGTGCTGTAAATGGATCAATAGCTCTAAGTTCTGGATCTACATATGTTCTAAATGCAGGGTATGTAAGACTTGCGGTGAAGAGTCCGATAACAGCTATGACCCAACCTACTAAAAATGTTAAAGCGATCCATACTTTTGTTTCTCTATCTACAATATTCTGCTTAATTGTGATCGTTAATGCCATACCAAAAAGCCAAAGTATAACACTTATTGAGAATGCAGCTAAATGTATTAGAACCATAGCAGGAGCAGCGATTTCTTCGAATGGTATCAAGGTAATCACCATCAAACCTTTGAGATCTTGTATAGTTGGTATATAGTGTATCCTATTGCGATCCAGCCACAAGTCAAAGCAATCGTCACTAGGCTTCCTATGCCTATAACAAACGCTTGATTGAAAGCGATAAAACCTTCTTGGGTATTTACTGGAGATATCATCGCTCTAGAGATTATATAAAGAAGTACGAAGTAAGCACTTATTACCACCATCAGTAACCAAATAGGTATACTTGAAGCTAAGGGTGTTACTCTTGATGCTTTATATGGATTAAAGCCAATATTTGAAGATTTTATCGTATCTAACTCTTCAACTTCCCATACAGATATTGGCGGGAAGATTTTGATAAAGATTAAGTAGAATAGAACAAATAAGGATAAGGATCCAATGAGTATTGAGAGTTCAACCCATGTTGGTGTATACCTAGCTATCGGATATGGTAAGAGTGTTATTGAAAGAGTTGAAGCCACTATATAATATCTTTCTATATACATTCCGACATTAACGAGAATCGATGCCAAAAATGTTCCGTTAATCACCCATGATTTTTTGTAAAGGAGTACAATAGGCAAGATAATTAAGGGGATAACTATGTTTATGATAATGTAAAACCAAAAGATAGGTGCCCATTCTCCGAACATAAGGCTATTTATCAAAGCTACATCTTCCACTTTGCCTCCATAATAATCGGTCACAATGTGATTAGCAGTCATATAGATTAAAGCGAGATCGAGGCTAAAAAGAAGCCAACCGAGATAGGCGAAGTGCTCATACTTTATATACTCTTCACTTTGGAATATTTTGCGATAAAGCCATGCAACGATAATTACAGCACCTATTCCTGAATATATCGCACCTGTTACGAAGTATGGACCGAATACTGTACTATGCCAACCCGGTTTAATACTCATCGCAAAGACCCAAGAGACTACAGTATGAACTGTAACCATGATAGGTATTATAGAAGCCGCCATTACCTTTATCGCTTTACTCAACCTCTCATACTGTTCTTCGGTCCCTCTCCAATTCAATGAGAAGACTCTGTACATTCTAGCTTTCCATCTAGGCAACTTCTCATAATTTAAAAAGAGAGCAAAATCCGGAACCATCGCTGTATACAAAAATACTGCACTTCCAATAAAATACGTGGTTATCGAGAAGAGATCCCATACCATAGGTGATTGAAGTCTACCAAAGATTATAGCATGTAAAATTCTATCTGGCCTACCTAAATCAAAGATTATTACTTGTGCTACTGCTAATATTAACGCAAAAACTGTTATAGCCTCTGCCATACGAGTGATGGGTTTTCTCCATTCAGCCTTTGTAATTCTTAAGATTGCTGAGATTAGTGTACCTGCATGACTAATACCTATGAAGAAGACGAATGAAGAAATATACATGCCCCAGAAGATCGTAGTACTCAACCCAGTCACACCTAAACCTAAAATCAATTGTATAGAATAAGCAAAGATCGCTAATAAAATAGGAATCATCACAATTGTAATAGCTATATAGTATCTTTTAGAAGTATAAATGATCGGTCTCGCTAATTTTTCTTTGATAATCTCTTTAGACATATTCTCACTCTCTCAAAATCTTTCTACGTTCTTGAGTAAGGTATATCACATAAGGCATAGTCCCTTTATCCTCTAAAAGGCGAAATGCTCTGGTATCTTTAGAAAGTTTTGATACCAAACTTTCAGAGTCGCTTAAATCGCCAAAGATTATCGCTCTTGAGGGGCATGTTTGAACACATGCTGGAAGGAATTGAAAATCACTAGGTTCAAAATCATCCCAAAAATGTTCTTGAATTTCGATTTGATCGTCACCTCTCTCTAAAAGCTTTAACATGAGTAAATTTATCGCTTTACCCCAAATGTAATTCAATTTATCAACACCTTTTAACTCAGCCTCTTCCTCCCAATCTCCCACCCGATTCATAATGATCTTCGGTCCTTCCTTCCTTTCTAAATAATACTTGAGTTTATCCAACCTTGGGTAGCAGAATATGCATTTATGAACGATACCTTTTGGTGGTGGGTCTATATCTGGATTTTCAGATAACTTCAATGTGCTCGGGCGATTTAATTTTGAATAATCAAACCATGTAAAACTTCTAACATCGTAAGGGCATCCTGCCATACATGCTCTACAGCCTATACATCGATTGTAATCTTGCATCGTTATACCATCATCGCGCTTATAAGTTGCACCGACAGGGCAGAATTTCACACATAATGGAATCT
Above is a window of Nitrososphaerales archaeon DNA encoding:
- a CDS encoding 4Fe-4S dicluster domain-containing protein; amino-acid sequence: MVRWGMVIDLDKCVACGACVVACKQQNNVHPSFEEEYDSFRVTRWMDLLVIKEGEYPDAYTLVIPRPCMQCQIPLCVKFCPVGATYKRDDGITMQDYNRCIGCRACMAGCPYDVRSFTWFDYSKLNRPSTLKLSENPDIDPPPKGIVHKCIFCYPRLDKLKYYLERKEGPKIIMNRVGDWEEEAELKGVDKLNYIWGKAINLLMLKLLERGDDQIEIQEHFWDDFEPSDFQFLPACVQTCPSRAIIFGDLSDSESLVSKLSKDTRAFRLLEDKGTMPYVIYLTQERRKILRE
- the nrfD gene encoding polysulfide reductase NrfD, yielding MSKEIIKEKLARPIIYTSKRYYIAITIVMIPILLAIFAYSIQLILGLGVTGLSTTIFWGMYISSFVFFIGISHAGTLISAILRITKAEWRKPITRMAEAITVFALILAVAQVIIFDLGRPDRILHAIIFGRLQSPMVWDLFSITTYFIGSAVFLYTAMVPDFALFLNYEKLPRWKARMYRVFSLNWRGTEEQYERLSKAIKVMAASIIPIMVTVHTVVSWVFAMSIKPGWHSTVFGPYFVTGAIYSGIGAVIIVAWLYRKIFQSEEYIKYEHFAYLGWLLFSLDLALIYMTANHIVTDYYGGKVEDVALINSLMFGEWAPIFWFYIIINIVIPLIILPIVLLYKKSWVINGTFLASILVNVGMYIERYYIVASTLSITLLPYPIARYTPTWVELSILIGSLSLFVLFYLIFIKIFPPISVWEVEELDTIKSSNIGFNPYKASRVTPLASSIPIWLLMVVISAYFVLLYIISRAMISPVNTQEGFIAFNQAFVIGIGSLVTIALTCGWIAIGYTIYQLYKISKV